The DNA region GGCAGGCCGCCGGGGTCCGGCCGACGATGTCGGCCACCTCGGCGAAGGAGTAGCGGAAGACGTCGTGCAGGATGAAGGCGACGCGTTCGGCCGGGGTCATCGACTCGAGGACGACGAGGAACGCCATGGTGATCGACTCGTCGAGGGTGATGCGGTCCGCCGGGTCGGCGGTGGCCGGGGCGGCGCCGGTCCGCCCGTCGACCCACTCCGCACGACCGGGCAGCGGCTCGGGGATCCACTCGCCCACGTAGCTCTCCCGCCTGACCCGTGCCGAGCGGAGCAGATCGAGGCAGATGCGGCCCGCGACCTTCGTCAGCCACGCGCCCGGCGACGCGATGGCCTCCCGCTGTGCCCCGGACATGGCGTACCAGCGGGCGTAGGTCTCCTGCACCACGTCCTCGGCGTCGGCCAGCGAGCCCAGGAGCCGGTAGGAGACACCGATCAGCTGCCGCCGTTCGCTCATGATCGCGTCGAGGCCCGGATCGTGGGCGCCGCGATCGAGGAGGCCGGGGTCGAGCGGGTCGGGTCCGGAGTCGGATGGGCTGGTCATGGTGCGGTCGGCTCCCTCGATCGCGTGCGCTGTCACCCGTTACGACGAGACAGCCCCGTGACATGTGAGATCGACCCGCCGCTCACCCGGCTCACATCCCGTCGGGCTGTCTCGTCGGTGGG from Streptomyces flavofungini includes:
- the sigJ gene encoding RNA polymerase sigma factor SigJ — its product is MTSPSDSGPDPLDPGLLDRGAHDPGLDAIMSERRQLIGVSYRLLGSLADAEDVVQETYARWYAMSGAQREAIASPGAWLTKVAGRICLDLLRSARVRRESYVGEWIPEPLPGRAEWVDGRTGAAPATADPADRITLDESITMAFLVVLESMTPAERVAFILHDVFRYSFAEVADIVGRTPAACRQLASSARRRVRDSAPAAAPAAQQAGIVREFKQAWQAKDLTALIGLLDPDATATGDGGGRVAASLRPVAGGERIAHGLIDIVGRVPDLRFVEHTVNGRPGLVVTHDGATVGVFAFEVVGERIKRIWAVRNPEKLRPWTTIRRPAPPAS